In Eleutherodactylus coqui strain aEleCoq1 chromosome 4, aEleCoq1.hap1, whole genome shotgun sequence, the following are encoded in one genomic region:
- the LOC136624616 gene encoding Fc receptor-like protein 5 isoform X2, with product MWSLCALCVLLSLVPGLNTGGGEHTEMSVRPGSDVLLPLSYKLAIDKTNNRCDTFDWLFEQSKISKSRSCDILDYNNITHFIKFNTSFAPFYNYKSSADGTINLINVTWKNSGKYNVIVNDRITGSVVFTHTYTLHVQAPVSDPFLNVSCRLDGGADIICGTDTREDLLFSIMVNKGLLLENATSSKMVGNEVHTAAASPGPWDITCSVRNHVSDSKTRTNVICPVPLSDPVLEASCLNNGSLSISCSVENGTDTIFFLNVNGTLLSTNVKNGMKRINHVTVSSPDPWDVHCHVNNSLGEKSAKETNITCPVPLSDPVLNVSCHNDRTLAISCSVENGTDPTFSLSVNEELILKNVSTESKRVNVTVSVSESWDVHCSVRNNLGEKNTSKSYKTCPGSNNCSICLQNSIIGGVVSLILTTSPLLIATFFVERNTRQKKP from the exons ATGTGGTCTCTGTGTGCGCTGTGTGTCCTCCTGTCACTGGTACCAG GACTAAACACCGGGGGCGGTGAGCACACCGAGATGTCCGTCCGTCCGGGATCTGATGTTCTCCTCCCGCTGAGTTATAAGCTGGCTATAGATAAGACTAATAACCGGTGTGATACCTTTGACTGGCTGTTTGAACAATCCAAGATCAGCAAAAGTAGAAGCTGTGATATACTAGACTATAATAACATTACACATTTCATTAAGTTTAATACATCATTTGCGCCTTTCTATAATTATAAATCATCAGCGGATGGAACTATAAACCTCATCAACGTCACCTGGAAGAACAGCGGCAAATATAATGTTATTGTAAACGACCGAATAACAGGATCAGTAGTATTCACTCATACGTATACTCTCCATGTACAGG CCCCGGTATCGGACCCTTTCCTGAATGTTTCCTGTCGTCTTGATGGTGGAGCCGACATCATCTGCGGGACCGACACCAGGGAAGATCTCTTGTTctccattatggtaaataaaggtTTATTGCTGGAGAACGCTACCTCATCCAAGATGGTGGGAAATGAGGTTCATACCGCTGCGGCTTCACCTGGACCTTGGGATATTACATGTTCTGTGAGGAACCACGTCAGCGACAGCAAAACCAGAACGAATGTGATATGTCCAG TTCCATTATCAGACCCCGTCCTAGAGGCCTCGTGTCTCAACAATGGCAGCCTCAGCATCTCTTGCTCTGTGGAGAACGGAACGGATACCATCTTCTTTCTGAATGTGAATGGGACATTACTTTCAACAAATGtcaaaaatggaatgaaaagAATCAATCATGTCACAGTGTCATCACCTGATCCTTGGGATGTTCATTGCCATGTGAACAACAGTCTTGGAGAGAAGAGTGCAAAGGAGACAAACATCACTTGTCCAG TTCCACTATCAGACCCCGTCCTGAATGTCTCTTGTCACAATGATAGAACCCTTGCGATCTCTTGCTCTGTGGAGAATGGAACGGATCCCACCTTCTCTCTATCTGTGAATGAGGAACTAATTTTGAAAAATGTCTCAACCGAATCGAAAAGGGTTAATGTCACAGTGTCTGTATCTGAATCTTGGGATGTTCATTGTTCTGTGAGAAACAATCTTGGGGAGAAGAATACCAGCAAGTCATACAAGACTTGTCCAG GGTCTAACAATTGTTCAATTTGTCTGCAGAACTCTATAATAGGGGGTGTTGTGTCTCTGATTTTGACAACTTCTCCGCTCCTCATTGCCACATTTTTTGTTGAACGCAACACAAGACAGAAAAAACCATGA
- the LOC136624616 gene encoding Fc receptor-like protein 5 isoform X1 — MWSLCALCVLLSLVPGLNTGGGEHTEMSVRPGSDVLLPLSYKLAIDKTNNRCDTFDWLFEQSKISKSRSCDILDYNNITHFIKFNTSFAPFYNYKSSADGTINLINVTWKNSGKYNVIVNDRITGSVVFTHTYTLHVQAPVSDPFLNVSCRLDGGADIICGTDTREDLLFSIMVNKGLLLENATSSKMVGNEVHTAAASPGPWDITCSVRNHVSDSKTRTNVICPVPLSDPVLEASCLNNGSLSISCSVENGTDTIFFLNVNGTLLSTNVKNGMKRINHVTVSSPDPWDVHCHVNNSLGEKSAKETNITCPVPLSDPVLNVSCHNDRTLAISCSVENGTDPTFSLSVNEELILKNVSTESKRVNVTVSVSESWDVHCSVRNNLGEKNTSKSYKTCPAPVSPPLLNITCLSNGSTMITCSVLSGTNPKFQLTVNGSILTPYNTSSSCCGFNYIMSPGGTWNITCSVRNELGEYTSSNSSHSSCGSNNCSICLQNSIIGGVVSLILTTSPLLIATFFVERNTRQKKP, encoded by the exons ATGTGGTCTCTGTGTGCGCTGTGTGTCCTCCTGTCACTGGTACCAG GACTAAACACCGGGGGCGGTGAGCACACCGAGATGTCCGTCCGTCCGGGATCTGATGTTCTCCTCCCGCTGAGTTATAAGCTGGCTATAGATAAGACTAATAACCGGTGTGATACCTTTGACTGGCTGTTTGAACAATCCAAGATCAGCAAAAGTAGAAGCTGTGATATACTAGACTATAATAACATTACACATTTCATTAAGTTTAATACATCATTTGCGCCTTTCTATAATTATAAATCATCAGCGGATGGAACTATAAACCTCATCAACGTCACCTGGAAGAACAGCGGCAAATATAATGTTATTGTAAACGACCGAATAACAGGATCAGTAGTATTCACTCATACGTATACTCTCCATGTACAGG CCCCGGTATCGGACCCTTTCCTGAATGTTTCCTGTCGTCTTGATGGTGGAGCCGACATCATCTGCGGGACCGACACCAGGGAAGATCTCTTGTTctccattatggtaaataaaggtTTATTGCTGGAGAACGCTACCTCATCCAAGATGGTGGGAAATGAGGTTCATACCGCTGCGGCTTCACCTGGACCTTGGGATATTACATGTTCTGTGAGGAACCACGTCAGCGACAGCAAAACCAGAACGAATGTGATATGTCCAG TTCCATTATCAGACCCCGTCCTAGAGGCCTCGTGTCTCAACAATGGCAGCCTCAGCATCTCTTGCTCTGTGGAGAACGGAACGGATACCATCTTCTTTCTGAATGTGAATGGGACATTACTTTCAACAAATGtcaaaaatggaatgaaaagAATCAATCATGTCACAGTGTCATCACCTGATCCTTGGGATGTTCATTGCCATGTGAACAACAGTCTTGGAGAGAAGAGTGCAAAGGAGACAAACATCACTTGTCCAG TTCCACTATCAGACCCCGTCCTGAATGTCTCTTGTCACAATGATAGAACCCTTGCGATCTCTTGCTCTGTGGAGAATGGAACGGATCCCACCTTCTCTCTATCTGTGAATGAGGAACTAATTTTGAAAAATGTCTCAACCGAATCGAAAAGGGTTAATGTCACAGTGTCTGTATCTGAATCTTGGGATGTTCATTGTTCTGTGAGAAACAATCTTGGGGAGAAGAATACCAGCAAGTCATACAAGACTTGTCCAG CTCCAGTATCACCGCCTCTTCTGAACATCACATGCCTCAGTAATGGCAGCACTATGATCACCTGCTCGGTTCTTAGTGGCACAAATCCTAAATTCCAGCTGACTGTGAATGGAAGTATATTAACGCCTTATAATACTAGTTCTTCCTGTTGTGGGTTTAACTATATAATGTCCCCAGGAGGTACATGGAATATTACCTGTTCTGTGAGGAATGAGCTGGGGGAGTATACGAGCAGTAATTCCAGCCATTCATCGTGTG GGTCTAACAATTGTTCAATTTGTCTGCAGAACTCTATAATAGGGGGTGTTGTGTCTCTGATTTTGACAACTTCTCCGCTCCTCATTGCCACATTTTTTGTTGAACGCAACACAAGACAGAAAAAACCATGA